The following proteins come from a genomic window of Desulfobacterales bacterium:
- a CDS encoding trypsin-like peptidase domain-containing protein, translated as MLNKRTPKEFELRLRDSNSNNIDYIAEHPIFTQESENNFLSTLWKSTCRVFTKDGTGSGFFVNTSEGIIVITNAHVVNGYSDVFIEWIKESMVYQLSGSLIAIDYPHDLALIKPEENQEIESFLEIGESPLPGTPVWICGFPFGSETPRFSKGIISGYQCCETFSCEISSVVVDVSVNPGNSGGPVCSSDGKVVGIVHAFHISSLYIPKLLFDDLNEDMQNNLKIIKNLLRYNVGICYALDPIDIKDIITTRSSWAIQTINRTFNKYPPKILEIMQKDFVNIQISCLEINKKPKNCSSIGVFSYSPDGKIFLGWSTDSSRIELDVCDTWKEIILKLSHNGGSFILQGYDILLYRSKYKGFINPIRIKIKQEQEDL; from the coding sequence ATGTTGAATAAAAGAACTCCTAAAGAATTTGAGTTACGCTTACGAGATAGCAATTCTAACAATATAGATTATATAGCTGAACATCCTATATTTACACAAGAAAGTGAAAATAATTTTCTATCAACACTATGGAAATCGACTTGCAGAGTTTTTACTAAGGATGGAACAGGTTCAGGTTTTTTTGTAAACACGTCTGAAGGTATTATAGTAATCACAAATGCTCATGTTGTAAATGGATATTCAGATGTATTTATCGAATGGATTAAAGAATCTATGGTCTATCAATTATCTGGGAGTTTAATAGCCATAGATTATCCTCATGATTTAGCATTAATAAAACCGGAAGAAAATCAAGAAATAGAAAGTTTTCTTGAAATTGGAGAATCTCCTTTACCGGGCACACCAGTATGGATTTGTGGATTTCCTTTTGGTTCTGAGACTCCTCGATTTTCTAAAGGTATAATAAGCGGCTATCAATGTTGTGAAACTTTTTCGTGCGAAATTTCCAGTGTAGTAGTTGATGTATCTGTTAATCCAGGTAATAGCGGAGGACCTGTATGTAGCTCTGATGGGAAGGTAGTTGGCATAGTTCACGCTTTTCATATTTCTTCTTTATATATTCCAAAGCTTTTATTCGATGATCTAAATGAAGATATGCAAAATAATTTAAAAATTATAAAAAATTTATTACGTTACAATGTAGGAATTTGTTATGCCCTTGATCCTATAGATATAAAAGATATTATTACAACAAGATCATCTTGGGCTATACAAACAATAAATAGAACTTTCAATAAATATCCTCCGAAAATATTAGAAATAATGCAAAAAGACTTTGTTAATATCCAAATATCTTGTCTTGAAATAAATAAAAAACCTAAAAATTGTTCATCAATAGGGGTATTTTCTTATAGTCCAGATGGTAAAATTTTTTTAGGATGGTCAACTGATAGCTCTCGTATTGAACTCGATGTTTGTGACACATGGAAAGAAATAATATTAAAATTAAGTCATAATGGAGGTTCTTTCATACTTCAAGGATATGATATTTTATTATACCGTAGTAAATATAAAGGATTTATTAATCCTATCCGTATAAAAATAAAACAAGAACAAGAAGATTTATAA